The following DNA comes from Helicobacter sp. MIT 21-1697.
TTAGTAATGATGACATTATGACTTTGACACTGCGGACAAGTGCTATAAGTGAGATTTTGTGCTTGAAAATAATGCCCGCAGTCGCGACATTCTAGCTCAACAGCTTGTGTTTGTATCTCTAAGGTAGTATTTTGACACAAAGGCGAATCAAGCCTAAAAGTCTCAAATGCACTTTTTACAAGCGCACTATCTACGCCGCTGCGCTCACCAATGGCAATACAGACTTTTGCTATGGAAGTAGCATTATGCTCATTTGCGTGAGATTCACACATTTGTATGAGTGAGGCGACAATAGAATATTCGTGCATTTTTGTCCTTATATCTCAAAGTTATAGGTGGAATTTTACCCAAGAAGTGCTAAAATAAGCAAAAATTCATAAAGGGATTTGGAGTGCAAAGAGTAAAAACAAAACAAATTTTTGTAGGAAATGTGCCTGTTGGTGGTGATGCACCTATTAGTGTGCAGAGTATGACTTTTAGTAAAACTTGTGATATAGAGGCGACAAAAGCGCAACTTGAGAGATTATATTTTGTCGGTGCAGATATGGTGCGTGTGGCAGTGAGCGACCCAAAAGACGCCGCTGCACTTCAATCTCTAAAAAAAATCTCGCCACTGCCCTTAATTGCAGATATTCATTTTAGATATAAATTTGCACTCATTGCAGCAGAGAGTGTGGATTGCATTCGCATTAATCCGGGTAATATCGGCTCAAAAGATAGAATCAAGGCTGTGGCTGATGCGTGTAATGCACGAGGCATACCTATTCGCATTGGCGTGAATGGTGGCAGTTTGGAGAAGCCCTTTGAGCAAAAATATGGTGCAACGCCCAAAGGTATGGTTGAATCTGCGTTGTATAACATTAAGCTTTTAGAGGATTTTGGATTCACAAATATCAAAGTTTCACTCAAAGCAAGTGATGTGTTGCGCACAATGGAAGCATATAGAATGTTGCGTCCATTGGTGGATTATCCTTTTCATTTAGGCGTTACAGAGGCTGGGACATTACATCATTCAATGATAAAAAGTGCTATGGCATTAGGTGGGTTACTTATGGAGGGCATTGGTGATACGATGAGAATCTCCATAACAGGCGAACTTGAGGAAGAAATTAAAGTTGCGCGTATGATACTTCAATATAGCGGACGACAAAAAAGCGGAGTAACAATCGTATCTTGTCCGACTTGTGGGCGCATTGAAGCGAATCTTGTTAAAATGGTGCAAGAAGTAGAATCTCGCATTAAACATATTAAAACGCCTTTGCAAGTGAGCGTAATGGGTTGTGCTGTGAATGCTTTAGGTGAGGCAAAACACGCAGACATTGCCATTGCTTTTGGGAACAAAGATGGGCTGATTATCAAAGGAGGGAAGATTCTCTGCAAACTGAAAGAAGACCAATTGCTTGAGCGATTTATTGCAGAAGTGGAGGAGCTTGCCAAGCAAAGAGAGGAAGTATAATGCAAGATATAGAAGTAATGCTCATATCTGCAAAACGCAGTGCAAGGATATTAGAGCGTTTGAGTGATGAGCAAAGAAATGCAGTGCTTGAATCTATGGCAGATAGGATAGAATCTCAAAGTAAGATAATATGTGAAGCAAATGCTAGAGACATAAGTGCAGCGCAGAATCTACCTTTGGCAATGCGCAAAAGATTGGAATTAAATAGTGCAAAAGTGCGCTTTATGGCGGATTCTATCCGTGATATTGCAAAGCTTCCTTGCACAACAGGGCAGGTGATAAAAAGTTGGAAAAACAAGGCAGGATTAGAGATTGCACAAGTGAGTGTGCCACTTGGTGTCATTGGTGTCATTTATGAATCTCGCCCTAATGTTACAAGCGATGTAAGTGCATTATGCTTTAAAAGTGGGAATGTATGTGTGCTCAAAGGTGGCAAGGAAGCATTTTACTCAAATATGGCGATACTTCAAGCACTCCATAGTGCATTAGAGCAACATTCTCTCCCTAAAGAATGTATCAGTATGATAGAGGATACTTCGCGTGAGGGAATTTTAGAATTTGTCAAAATGGATAAATATGTGGATTTACTCATACCACGAGGGGGAGAGGGCTTGATTGAGTTTGTTAAACATAATGCGACAATTCCAATTATCAAGCACGATAAAGGTGTGTGCCATACATATATCCACGAAAAAGCACAACAAGATAAAGCACAAGAGATAGTGCTTAATGCAAAGCTAAGCTATCCAGCAGCGTGTAATGCGTGTGAATGTGTGATTCTTGATGAGGTGCTTGTGGAGCAATTTTTGCCAACATTGCTTCAAAAACTACGAGAATCAGGTGTGCGTGTGATGTTTGAAAATGAAGAGTGGCTTAAAAATTGGGGTGTTGCAGATGATGGTTTAGCTGATTTTAATAAAGAATGGGGTGATAAGATTCTTAATCTTAAAGTTGTAAGTGGCATTAATGAGGCGCTAGAACATATCGCGCATTATGGCTCTTCACATTCTGAATGTATCATCACGCAAGATGAGCAAGTCGCACAAATTTTTATGCGTGCAGTTGATGCGGCGTGTGTGTATTGGAATGCTTCTACACGATTTAGCGATGGTGGGGAGTTTGGCTTTGGTGCAGAGGTGGGCATTTCTACCTCTAAGATTCACGCACGAGGTCCTATGGGTATAGAATCTTTGCGCAGTTATAAGTATTGTATTACAGGCAATGGACAAGTGAGGTAGGGCAATGGGGCTTTTTAAAAAATCATTTTCTATGCGTTGGTTTTATTTTGCTCTGCTTTGTGCTGCTTTTTTAAGTGCTATGAATTTTAATCTTTTTATTTTTATTTATCAGAGCATTGATGAAAGTGCGACTTTATGGCAGCATATCGCTTTTGTGCCTATGGTATTTTTGCTTTTATTTGTAATTTTAACACTTTTTCTTGTGCCATATTTGAGCAAATTTGGCAGATAAAAAGGCGGATTGATGTTAGGGTTTATGAGGAAATTAAGTGCTTTATTATCGTTTGTGGTAGCTCCTTTGGCTTTTGCTGATGATTTGACATATTCTTCTGATATGTATGATAGCGGCGGAGTTTTTGTAGGAATGGAATTAGGAGGAGCTGGGATTGCGGATTTTAGCGCAGGTATCATTGGAGGCTATGCGTATTACTTCACACAATCCTATCAAAATATTGATTCTTTTAGACAAGGGATACGGGGCATTGTGGGCATAAATTGGGGTTTGTATAAGCATAATAGATTTGATATGCAAAATGGGAGCAGTTCTGAAACCTCTAGTAATTCTTTCTATACGCGTGTCGGAGTAGATTGGATTATAGATTTTAATCCTCAAGATACATTTGTATGGGGTGCTTTTGCAGGGCTTAATATAGGACATTTTAAAGTTTTTACTTCTGATTCTATTCCTCTTACACATAGGGGGTTTAATTTAGAGGGGCATATTGGCGGGAGCTTGACTTATAAGCAGATACATAAACTTGAATTGCTCTTTGGTTGGGGATATTCTAGGTCAGCATTGCGGTATGTGTATATGTTTTGAGGGCACACAAGCAAAGGCTACCCAAAAAATCGGTTGGCGCATTCCTTTAACTTTTGAAATTTTAAAAGCGGAAGCGTTATTTGTTATGTGTGTAAAACCATTGTAT
Coding sequences within:
- the hypA gene encoding hydrogenase/urease nickel incorporation protein HypA, with protein sequence MHEYSIVASLIQMCESHANEHNATSIAKVCIAIGERSGVDSALVKSAFETFRLDSPLCQNTTLEIQTQAVELECRDCGHYFQAQNLTYSTCPQCQSHNVIITKGKELHLLNLELDVE
- the ispG gene encoding flavodoxin-dependent (E)-4-hydroxy-3-methylbut-2-enyl-diphosphate synthase; amino-acid sequence: MQRVKTKQIFVGNVPVGGDAPISVQSMTFSKTCDIEATKAQLERLYFVGADMVRVAVSDPKDAAALQSLKKISPLPLIADIHFRYKFALIAAESVDCIRINPGNIGSKDRIKAVADACNARGIPIRIGVNGGSLEKPFEQKYGATPKGMVESALYNIKLLEDFGFTNIKVSLKASDVLRTMEAYRMLRPLVDYPFHLGVTEAGTLHHSMIKSAMALGGLLMEGIGDTMRISITGELEEEIKVARMILQYSGRQKSGVTIVSCPTCGRIEANLVKMVQEVESRIKHIKTPLQVSVMGCAVNALGEAKHADIAIAFGNKDGLIIKGGKILCKLKEDQLLERFIAEVEELAKQREEV
- a CDS encoding glutamate-5-semialdehyde dehydrogenase, giving the protein MQDIEVMLISAKRSARILERLSDEQRNAVLESMADRIESQSKIICEANARDISAAQNLPLAMRKRLELNSAKVRFMADSIRDIAKLPCTTGQVIKSWKNKAGLEIAQVSVPLGVIGVIYESRPNVTSDVSALCFKSGNVCVLKGGKEAFYSNMAILQALHSALEQHSLPKECISMIEDTSREGILEFVKMDKYVDLLIPRGGEGLIEFVKHNATIPIIKHDKGVCHTYIHEKAQQDKAQEIVLNAKLSYPAACNACECVILDEVLVEQFLPTLLQKLRESGVRVMFENEEWLKNWGVADDGLADFNKEWGDKILNLKVVSGINEALEHIAHYGSSHSECIITQDEQVAQIFMRAVDAACVYWNASTRFSDGGEFGFGAEVGISTSKIHARGPMGIESLRSYKYCITGNGQVR